The Osmia bicornis bicornis chromosome 12, iOsmBic2.1, whole genome shotgun sequence genome includes a region encoding these proteins:
- the LOC114878222 gene encoding actin-related protein 5 translates to MEILELKDVKAVPDIIHPYPDRVKTEATPLVIDNGSYNCRVGWATEKEPQLIFKNLIAKPRKERGKKDGEPQVGNDIANIEAVRFQLKTQFDRNVVTHFEAQEQIFDYTFTHMGIDTEGSINHPVILTEAFLNPNYSRNLMAELLFECYNVPAIAYGVDCLFSYQHNNCPPDGLIISIGYHTTHIIPILDGKADPVNSRRINVGGYHITSYMHRLLQLKYPVHVNAITPSRAEELIHEHSMIALNYQEEISKWADPDHYDANVLRVQLPYIAPSSAPGLTVEQQKERKRELARRLMEINARKREERLAEDEEQLNQLLAVQDLLEEGETDEFDQALKTYSLANEADLIKMINNLQAKVERTRQKIVAANSQEENIAMEEQKPKIKSSLQPKDQQDFDEWIAGVRKKRQEILEKRMAKRQRRQDMAKRRTAAAQERMRIISQLARKEKRDDDFGMRDEDWDVYKVINREGGDSDSELEQEKLLELEDVLRHHDPEFDGAGSNVPLVPGETHQLHVGVERLRAPEILFQPFMIGSVEAGIAETIEFVLKLYPTEMQARLVGNIFLNGGPAKFPGLLERLNRELREIRPFGSNFQINIAKNTSIDAWYGARDFGLNGNLPEFLVSKKEYEEKGGEYFKEHLTSNTYTRSPDPLPTVQAPVTSEQVVVEDAVVDVEME, encoded by the exons atggaGATTTTGGAATTGAAGGATGTAAAGGCTGTGCCGGATATAATTCATCCCTATCCGGACAGAGTAAAGACTGAAGCAACTCCACTCGTCATTGATAATG GGTCATATAACTGTAGAGTTGGATGGGCAACAGAAAAGGAACCTcagttaatatttaaaaatcttatTGCAAAGCCAAGGAAAGAACGGGGCAAGAAGGATGGTGAGCCTCAGGTTGGAAATGACATAGCAAACATTGAAGCTGTTagatttcaattaaaaacgCAATTTGACAGAAATGTAGTAACACATTTCGAAGCCCAAGAACAGATATTTGATTATACATTTACTCATATGGGAATAGATACAGAAGGCTCTATAAATCACCCAGTTATTTTAACTGAGGCATTTCTGAATCCtaattattcaagaaatt TGATGGCAGAGCTGTTATTTGAATGCTACAATGTACCTGCAATCGCGTATGGAGTGGACTGTTTATTTTCTTATCAACACAATAACTGCCCACCAGATGGTTTAATAATTAGCATTGGATATCATACCACACATATAATACCCATATTAGATGGTAAAGCAGATCCTGTTAATTCAAGGAGGATCAATGTTGGTGGATATCACATTACATCTTATATGCATAGACTACTGCAACTAAAATATCCAGTGCATGTAAATGCTATCACACCTAGTCGAGCAGAG GAATTAATTCATGAACATTCAATGATAGCTTTAAATTACCAAGAAGAAATTTCTAAATGGGCAGATCCGGATCATTATGATGCAAATGTGTTAAGGGTACAATTACCTTATATTGCTCCTTCAAGTGCTCCTGGTTTAACAGTGGAACAACAGAAGGAGAGAAAACGGGAGTTGGCTAGAAGATTAATGGAAATAAATGCgcggaaaagagaagaaaga TTAGCAGAAGATGAAGAGCAGCTGAATCAGTTATTAGCTGTTCAAGATTTACTAGAAGAAGGAGAGACTGACGAGTTTGATCAAGCATTAAAAACCTATTCTCTTGCGAATGAAGcggatttaataaaaatgattaataatttacaagCAAAAGTAGAACGAACCCGACAGAAAATAGTCGCGGCTAATTCACAGGAAGAAAACATTGCAATGGAGGAACAGAAGCCGAAAATCAAATCAAGTTTGCAGCCGAAAGATCAGCAGGATTTTGATGAATGGATAGCTGgtgtaagaaagaaaag GCAAGAAATATTGGAAAAACGAATGGCGAAGAGGCAACGCAGACAAGATATGGCAAAACGTAGAACAGCAGCCGCGCAAGAAAGAATGCGTATAATAAGTCAATTAGCGAGAAAAGAGAAACGCGATGATGATTTTGGTATGAGAGACGAAGACTGGGACGTTTATAAAGTTATCAACAGG GAAGGTGGAGATTCAGATTCAGAATTAGAACAAGAAAAGCTCCTGGAACTGGAGGACGTATTAAGACACCACGATCCAGAATTCGATGGAGCTGGATCGAACGTTCCCCTGGTACCCGGAGAAACCCATCAGTTACACGTGGGAGTGGAACGCCTGAGAGCTccagaaatattatttcaaccATTCATGATTGGTTCCGTGGAAGCAGGCATTGCTGAAACAATAGAATTTGTGTTGAAGCTTTATCCAACCGAAATGCAGGCACGTCTCGTAGGAAACATATTTCTCAACGGTGGACCGGCAAAATTTCCTGGTTTATTGGAGAGGTTGAATCGCGAGCTCCGTGAAATCCGACCGTTCGGttccaattttcaaataaacatCGCCAAGAATACCAGCATAGACGCATGGTACGGTGCTAGAGACTTTGGCTTAAATGGAAACCTCCCAGAATTTTTAGTAAGCAAGAAGGAATACGAAGAGAAGGGTGgtgaatattttaaagaacATTTGACTAGTAATACTTACACCAGATCTCCTGATCCATTGCCCACCGTGCAAGCTCCTGTAACCTCGGAACAGGTCGTCGTTGAGGATGCCGTTGTCGATGTTGAAATGGAATGA
- the LOC123988361 gene encoding uncharacterized protein LOC123988361: MADRKETVNEPAPEASINSATLRRLPPFWKENPAAWFITVEMTFDLARITSDDTKYRYVVTNLDHTVLPFVMDVLASPPARGKYEKIKKRIIETFDESHETKLRKLLRGSEVVDEKPSHCLQRLRNLAGGQVGENVLRTLFLEQLPESMRTVLAISDTADLQRLALLADKIAEMSVPRVAAIEASTPVIPPPSTRIEALEAKVEKLVSMVETLTTRQSRQPYRSQPRWRPRGSPGRGRSGSRSTSREGNNYCFYHRRFAERAHRCVIPCGWPGPPPTGASANPATQGN, translated from the coding sequence ATGGCGGACCGAAAGGAAACGGTAAATGAGCCCGCTCCTGAGGCATCCATCAATTCAGCTACCTTACGACGGCTACCGCCGTTTTGGAAGGAGAATCCGGCTGCATGGTTCATCACAGTGGAGATGACCTTTGATCTGGCGCGAATAACCAGCGACGATACGAAGTACCGTTACGTGGTGACGAATTTGGACCACACCGTACTGCCCTTCGTCATGGACGTATTGGCCTCTCCACCGGCGCGTGGTAAATACGAGAAGATAAAGAAACGGATCATCGAAACATTTGATGAGTCCCACGAAACCAAGTTGAGGAAGCTGCTGCGAGGAAGTGAAGTGGTGGACGAGAAACCCTCGCATTGTTTGCAGAGACTTAGAAATCTGGCTGGTGGGCAAGTCGGAGAAAACGTTCTGCGTACGCTCTTTTTGGAGCAATTACCGGAGAGCATGAGAACTGTTCTCGCTATTAGCGATACGGCGGATCTGCAACGGCTAGCGCTCCTAGCTGATAAGATTGCAGAGATGTCTGTGCCGAGGGTGGCGGCCATTGAAGCATCAACCCCTGTAATTCCACCACCGTCCACCAGGATAGAGGCGCTGGAGGCTAAGGTGGAGAAGCTAGTCTCGATGGTGGAGACGCTCACTACCCGACAGTCCCGCCAACCCTACAGGTCCCAGCCAAGATGGCGGCCACGCGGTAGCCCTGGAAGGGGGCGATCTGGAAGTCGGTCAACTTCACGCGAAGGGAACAACTACTGTTTCTACCACCGGAGGTTCGCTGAGAGGGCCCATCGATGCGTCATTCCTTGTGGATGGCCAGGTCCACCACCTACTGGAGCTTCGGCTAACCCTGCCACGCAGGGAAACTGA
- the LOC114878211 gene encoding ribosomal RNA small subunit methyltransferase NEP1 isoform X1, protein MAQKRKNRSGKDDYEYDPAPKHLHVAHIKQQEKRLIIILEKAQLESVKVGNSFELLNCDDHVSILKKNNRDSGSCRPDIAHQCLLMLMDSPLNRAGLLQVYIHTEKNVLIEVNPQTRIPRTFKRFAGLMVQLLHKFSVRASDGPMKLLKVIKNPVTDHLPVGCRKIVMSFSANKVQNPRELVPADEPIAIVVGAMAHGQVNPDYSEDTISISNYPLSGALTCSKLCTAFEEVWGII, encoded by the exons ATGGCTCAAAAGCGCAAAAATCGTTCTGGGAAAGATGATTATGAATATGATCCTGCTCCTAAGCATCTTCACGTAGCACATATAAAACAGCAAGAGAAacgattaattattattttagaaaaagcTCAATTGGAATCTGTTAAA GTGGGGAATAgctttgaattattaaactGTGATGATCATGTGAGTATTTTAAAGAAGAATAATCGTGATTCTGGCTCATGTAGGCCAGATATTGCTCATCAATGCTTATTAATGTTGATGGATAGCCCATTAAATAGAGCTGGGCTATTACAAGTTTATATTCATACAGAAAAGAATGTGTTGATAGAAGTAAATCCCCAAACAAGGATACCAAGAACATTTAAGCGTTTTGCTGGACTTATGG TGCAATTATTGCATAAATTTAGTGTTCGTGCATCTGATGGACCAATGAAactattaaaagtaattaaaaatccaGTCACAGATCATTTACCAGTTGGCTGTCGTAAAATTGTAATGTCATTTAGTGCCAATAAAGTACAAAATCCAAGAGAATTGGTACCAGCAGATGAACCAATTGCCATTGTAGTGGGTGCAATGGCTCATGGTCAA GTAAACCCAGATTACTCAGAGGATACTATATCTATTAGTAATTATCCTCTATCTGGAGCTTTAACGTGCAGTAAGTTGTGTACTGCATTTGAAGAAGTTTGGGGAATAATTTGA
- the LOC114878211 gene encoding ribosomal RNA small subunit methyltransferase NEP1 isoform X2, with the protein MYNMSKSVGNSFELLNCDDHVSILKKNNRDSGSCRPDIAHQCLLMLMDSPLNRAGLLQVYIHTEKNVLIEVNPQTRIPRTFKRFAGLMVQLLHKFSVRASDGPMKLLKVIKNPVTDHLPVGCRKIVMSFSANKVQNPRELVPADEPIAIVVGAMAHGQVNPDYSEDTISISNYPLSGALTCSKLCTAFEEVWGII; encoded by the exons ATGTATAACATGTCAAAATCG GTGGGGAATAgctttgaattattaaactGTGATGATCATGTGAGTATTTTAAAGAAGAATAATCGTGATTCTGGCTCATGTAGGCCAGATATTGCTCATCAATGCTTATTAATGTTGATGGATAGCCCATTAAATAGAGCTGGGCTATTACAAGTTTATATTCATACAGAAAAGAATGTGTTGATAGAAGTAAATCCCCAAACAAGGATACCAAGAACATTTAAGCGTTTTGCTGGACTTATGG TGCAATTATTGCATAAATTTAGTGTTCGTGCATCTGATGGACCAATGAAactattaaaagtaattaaaaatccaGTCACAGATCATTTACCAGTTGGCTGTCGTAAAATTGTAATGTCATTTAGTGCCAATAAAGTACAAAATCCAAGAGAATTGGTACCAGCAGATGAACCAATTGCCATTGTAGTGGGTGCAATGGCTCATGGTCAA GTAAACCCAGATTACTCAGAGGATACTATATCTATTAGTAATTATCCTCTATCTGGAGCTTTAACGTGCAGTAAGTTGTGTACTGCATTTGAAGAAGTTTGGGGAATAATTTGA